Genomic window (Thomasclavelia spiroformis DSM 1552):
AGGTTTATTGAATGTTGTTGTTTTTATTCCCGATGATCTGTATTTGGTTAAAGGAAATCCAAGTAATCGTCGGCGTTTTATTGATTTAGAAATTTCTAAAATTTCACCGATATATGTTTTTAATTTAAGTAAATATTCTAACTTACTTAAAGAGCGTAATAAATATTTAAAAATACTTAATAAAAAAAATAGTAGCGGTGATGAGTATTTAGAAGTATTAGATGAGCAGTTATCAAAATTACAAGTCGAATTAATAAAAAAAAGATTACAATTTATAAGTAGATTAGATCAAAAAGTTTCTTTGATTTATCAAAAAATAGCACAAAAAGATAATGAAGCTATTAAATTACGTTATAGTTGTTTTCTTAAAGATGATCTTAATTATGAAAATATCTTAAATTTATACAAAAAAAATCATCGTCGTGATATTAAATATATGCAAAGTCATATAGGAATTCATAAAGACGATTTAAAAATATATATGAACGATAATGATGCTTGTTTATATGCATCTCAAGGACAGCAAAGAACAGTTGTTTTAAGTTTAAAAATTGCCTTAATTGAGTTAATTAAGGAAGAAATTGGGGAGTATCCAGTTTTATTATTGGATGATGTTTTATCTGAATTAGATAAAACAAGAAAAAATATGTTATTAGATATTTTGAATCAAAAGATTCAAACATTTATTACAACTACTTCTATTGATGATATTAATCATCAGATTATAGAAAGAGCAAAGAAAATATATATTGAAAGTGGCAAGGAGGCTACATAATGTCAGAAGAAAAAGTAAAGCATAGTTATGATGAATCTGATATTCAGGTTTTAGAAGGATTAGAGGCAGTTCGTAAAAGACCAGGGATGTATATCGGAACTACATCAATTAGAGGATTACATCATTTGGTATGGGAAATAGTTGATAATTCTATTGATGAAGCATTAGCAGGATATGCGAGTCATATTCGCGTAATTTTAAAAGATGATGATGTTGTTCAAGTTATTGATGATGGACGTGGAATGCCAACTGGAACTCATGCAAAAACAGGAATTTCAACAGTTGAAACAATTTTTACGGTATTACATGCCGGTGGAAAATTTGGCGGTGGAGGATACAAAGTATCTGGTGGTTTGCATGGAGTTGGAGCTTCAGTTGTAAATGCATTGTCTGAATGGTTAGAAGTTAATGTTCATCGTGATGGACATGTTTATTATCAAAGATTTGAAAATGGCGGTCAACCTGTAGATAAGTTGAAGGTTGTTGGAGATTCTGATATTACAGGAACAATTGTCACTTTTAAAGCAGATAAATTAATTTTTAAAGAAGGTACTGTTTATGATTATGATACTTTAAATCAAAGAATTAGAGAATTAGCTTTTTTAAATAAAGGATTACGTTTATCATTAGAAGATCAACGTAACGGAATTAATCGTAAACAAGTTTATCATTATGAAGGTGGAATTAAAGAGTATGTAAGTTTTATTAATAAAAATAAAACACCAATTCATGAAGAAATTATTTATGTTGAAGACATACAACAAGATATAACGATTGAAGTTGCAATGCAATATAATGATGGCTATCAATCAAATATTTATTCATTTTGTAATAATATTAATACTCACGAAGGTGGAACTCATGAAGAAGGTTTTAGAATGGCTTTAACTAGAGTTATTAATAATTATGCAAAAAATAAAGGTTTATTGAAAAAAGATGATGAAACATTATCAGGAGATGATGTTCGAGAAGGACTAACAGCAATTATTTCAGTAAAACACCCAGATCCTCAATATGAAGGGCAAACTAAAACAAAATTAGGAAATGCTGAAGTAAGAAAAATTGCAAGTAATATCATTGCTACATCTTTAGATAAATTTTTGTTAGAAAATCCAGATACTGCTAAAATAATAGTAGATAAAGCAATTATTGCTTCAAGAGCTCGTATGGCAGCTAAAAAAGCTCGTGAAATGACAAGAAGAAAAAATCCATTGGAAGTTTCAAATTTACCAGGTAAGTTAGCTGATTGTTCAAGTAAAGATCCTAGTGAATGTGAAATATTTATAGTCGAAGGGGATTCTGCCGGTGGGAGTGCAAAAATGGGACGTGATCGTAGAATTCAAGCAATTTTACCGTTACGTGGAAAGATATTAAATGTTGAAAAATCTAGATTAGAAAAAATTCTTGGAAATGCAGAAATTCGTTCGATGATTACAGCATTTGGTACAGGAATAGGTGAAGAATTTAATCTTGATAAATTAAGATATCATAAAATTGTAATTATGACCGATGCTGATGTAGATGGTGGGCATATTAGAATTTTAATGTTAACATTCTTATATCGTTATTTAAAACCATTAATTGAAAATGGATTTGTATATGCAGCACAACCCCCTCTTTATTTATTAAAACATGGTAAAGAAGAACATTATTGTTATAGTGATGAAGAATTAGAAGATTTAAAAACAAAAATCGGTTCAGGTGCTAAGTATAGTATTCAACGTTATAAAGGGTTAGGAGAGATGAATGCTGATCAGCTATGGGAAACTACAATGGATCCACAAAAACGTATTTTAAATCAGATTGATTTAGATGAGGCGATGGAAGCTGATATGATTTTTGATATGTTAATGGGAGAAAAAGTCGAACCTAGACGTGAATTTATTCAAGAAAATGCAAAATATGTAACTGATTTAGATATTTAATAAAGGAGAGAAAAAATGGAAGAACGTGGAATTAGAAAAGTTAAATTAACATCTGAAATGAAAAACTCTTTTATGCAATATGCAATGTCAGTTATTGTTGCTAGAGCTTTACCTGATGTTCGTGATGGTTTAAAACCTGTACAAAGAAGAATTATTTACGGCATGAGTGATTTAGGTTGTACACCAGGAACCCCGTATAAAAAATCAGCACGTATTGTTGGAGAAGTAATGGGGAAATATCATCCTCATGGGGATTCTTCGATATATGAGGCATTAGTAAGAATGGCTCAAGATTTTTCTTATCGATATATGTTAGTTGATGGTCATGGAAATTTTGGTTCAATTGACGGTGATGGCGCTGCAGCGCAACGTTATACTGAGGCTAGAATGTCTAAAATTTCTAGTGAACTAGTTAGAGATTTAAAAGAGGATACGATTGATTTTATTCCTAATTATGATGGTGAAGAGCAAGAACCATCTGTATTGCCTGCTAGAATTCCTAATTTATTAATTAATGGTTCAACTGGAATTGCAGTAGGGATGGCAACTAATATTCCACCACATAATTTAGGAGAAGTAATAGATGCAATTCTTGCAGTAGCTAAAAATCCTGATATTTCAATAGTTGAATTAATGGAAAATTATATTCAGGGACCTGATTTTCCAACTGGTGGATATATTTTAGGTAAAAGTGCTATCAAAAAGGCTTATGAGACAGGAAATGGTTTAATTGTTATGAGGGCTAAGACTGAGATAGAGGAAAAAGGTAATAAAAAAGTAATTATTGTTACAGAACTTCCTTATATGGTTAATAAAGCTCGAATGATTGAAAAGATGTCTCAATTAGTTAGAGATAAAAAAATTGAAGGAATTACAGAAATCCGTGATGAATCAAATCGTGATGGTATTAGAGTTGTAATTGAATTAAGAAGAGATATTCAACCAGAAGTAATTTTAAATCAATTGTATAAACTTACATCATTACAAACTACTTTTGGTGCAAATTGTATTGCATTAGTAAACAATGAACCAAAAACATTGAATTTAAAAGAAATGATAAGTTTATATCTTGAACACCAAGAAGAAGTTATTAGACGTAGAACCAAATTTAGATTAAATAAAGCTGAAGATCGCGCTCATATTTTAGAAGGTTTAAAAAGAGCATTAGACCAAATTGATGCAATAATTGAATTAATTCGTTCAAGTCGCACTACTGACATTATTCAAACAAGATTAATGGAAGAATTTAATATGTCTGATAAACAAGCTAAGGCAATTCGTGAAATGCAATTACAACGTTTAGCTGGTTTGGAAAGACAAAAAATTGAAGATGATTTAAATAAGTTATTAGAAATTATTGCAGATTTAAAAGATATATTAGAAAATAGAGAGCGATTATTATCAATTATTCATGATGAATTAGAGGAAATCAAAGATAAATATGGGGATAAACGTAGAACTGAAATAATTCAAGGAACATTTGATTTAGAAGATGAGGATTTAATACCAGTTGAAGATGTTATTATTTCACTTACAAATAATGGTTATATAAAAAGAATGCCTGTAGATACATATAAGTCACAAAATCGTGGTGGACGCGGTATTAAAGGTATGTCAACAAATAATGATGATATAGTTAGTTCATTAATAAATATGTCAACTCATGATGATTTGTTGTTCTTTACTAATTTTGGAAAAGTTTATCGTTTAAAAGGATATAATATTCCAGAATTTGGACGTTCTGCTAAAGGATTGCCAGTTGTTAATTTATTGGATCTTGATAAAGAAGAAAGTATTAAATCAATGATTAATATTGATCGAAAACAAATTCAACAAAATAGTAATTATTATTTATTCTTTGTTACTAAAGATGGAATAGTAAAGCGTGTTCACATCAATGAATTTCAACTAATCCGTCAATCTGGAAAGATTGCAATTTGTCTAAAAGATAATGATCAGCTTGTTCAAGTTAAGCTTACAAGTGGTAATGATCAAATATTAATTGCTGCATCAAATGGTAAACTTGTCCGTTTTGAAGAAAGTAATGTTCGTCCAATGGGACGTATTTCAAGTGGTGTAAAAGGTATTAATGTTGATGGTAGTGAAGTTGTAGGAATGACAACTGATAAAGAAGGAAAATATATTTTAGTTGTTACTGAAAGAGGATATGGTAAGATGTCGCCATTAGAAGAATATCGTTTATCTAATCGTGGTGGTAAAGGAGTTAAAACAATTCATACTACTGAACGTAATGGAAAAATTGTGGCATTACGTGCAGTAAATGGTGATGAAGATTTATTGATTATAACTGATGATGGTATTATGATTCGTTTACCAATGGAACAAGTAACAACTGCTGGTCGAGCTACTCAAGGGGTACGTTTGATTAAAGTTAATGAAAATAATAAAGTTTCATCTGTTGAAGTTGTAGAAAAAGCTGTTGAACAAGATGATGTTGATGATGAAACTACAAAATAATATAAAATAATCGGGGAAATTGATCCTCGATTATTTCATATATTTAATATTTCCTTGGAAATATTAAATTGTTTAAAAATAAACACTTTGACAATAATTGAATAAAGATTATAATTAATATATAATTCTATAAAAAATATAAACAAGGGAGAATAAAAATGATTGATATTGCAATATTAAGAGAAAACCCAACCCTAGTTAAAGAAAACATGAAAAAGAAATTTCAAGATGATAAGATTGGGTTAGTAGATGAAGCTTATAAATTAGATAAAGATTATCGTGAAGTATTAACAAAAGCTAGTGAATTAAGAAGTATGCGTAATAGATTATCTAAAGAAATTGGGCAATTTATGCGTGAAGGTAATAAGGAAGCTGCTGAAAATAATAAAAAACAAGTAAACGAAATGGCAGATGAATTAAAGCAATTAGAAGAATTAGAAACTAAATATGGTAATGAATTAAAAGATGTTATGATGAAAATTCCAAATTTTATAGATGATTCAGTACCATTAGGTAAAGATGATAGTGAAAACGTTGAAATTACTAAATATGGAGAACCAGTAGTACCTGATTTTGAAATTCCTTATCATACAGAAATTATGGAAAAATTTGATGGGATTGATATGGATGCTGCAGGGCGAGTTGCAGGACAAGGTTTTTATTATTTAATGGGAGATGTTGCTCGTTTACATTCGGCAATTCTTTCATATGCACGCGATTTTATGATTGATCGTGGATTTACTTATGTTATTCCACCATATATGATTCGTAGTAACGTAGTTACAGGAGTTATGAGCTTTGAAGAAATGGATAGTATGATGTATAAAATTGAAGGAGAAGATTTATATTTAATTGGTACATCTGAACATTCAATGATTGGTAAGTTTATTGATAATATTTTAGATGAATCTAAATTACCATATACATATACATCTTATTCACCATGTTTCAGAAAAGAAAAAGGTGCTCATGGTATTGAAGAACGTGGTGTTTATCGAATTCATCAATTTGAAAAACAAGAAATGATCGTAGTATGTAAACCAGAAGATAGTAAGATGTGGTTTGATAAATTATGGAATAATACAGTTGATTTATTTAGATCTTTAGATATACCAGTAAGAACATTAGAATGTTGTTCTGGTGATTTAGCTGATTTAAAAGCTAAGAGTATTGATGTTGAAGCATGGTCACCTAGACAGAAAAAATATTTTGAGGTTGGATCTTGTTCAAATTTAACAGATGCTCAAGCACGTCGTTTAAATATTCGTATTAATGGAGAAAAAGGAAAATATTTTGCTCATACATTAAATAATACAGTTGTTGCACCACCAAGAATGTTAATTGCTTTTCTTGAAAATAATTTAAATGAAGATGGAAGTGTTAATATTCCAGTAGCATTAAGACCATATATGGGCGGAAAGGAAAAGATAACTACAAAATAGTTATCTTTTTAGATATGAAAACTTTATATATAAGTGATTTAGATGGGACTTTATTAAATAAAAAAGGATGTATAAGTAATTATACTATTGAAACAATTAATAAATTAATTGATAAAGGAATGAATTTTACTTATGCTACTGCACGTTCTTTAGTTTCAGCTACACCAATAACAAAAAATTTAAATTTAAATTTACCATTGATTATTTATAATGGTACGTTTATTATTGATGGAAAAAGTGGTAAATTTATTCATAAGAATATTTTTAATGATTCACAAGTTGAATTTGTTAAAAATGTTATGAAAAAAAATAAAATAAATCCAATGGTTTATGCTTTGATAGATGGTAAAGAAAGAGTTACAATTATCAATAAAAAATTAAATGATGGGATAAAAGAATATTTAACTAAACGAAAAGATGATCCTCGCATTAATTTAACTAATGATTTACATAGTTTATATCAAGGGGAAGTATATTATTTTACAGTGATTGGAAGTTATCAAGAGTTAAATTCAGTATATGAAATATTGAAAGATAATGTGGATTATAACGTTACTTTTCAACAGGAAATTTATCGTGCTGAATATTGGTTGGAAATTATGCCTAAAACAG
Coding sequences:
- the recF gene encoding DNA replication/repair protein RecF (All proteins in this family for which functions are known are DNA-binding proteins that assist the filamentation of RecA onto DNA for the initiation of recombination or recombinational repair.), yielding MIVKSLNLYNFRNYSHFVIDFSQDINILIGNNGQGKTNLIEAIYLLSVGKSFRSHVNKQMIMFDNEFARIKGKVISNSKQRNLEIILGSNFKNAKIDNQDIHKISEFVGLLNVVVFIPDDLYLVKGNPSNRRRFIDLEISKISPIYVFNLSKYSNLLKERNKYLKILNKKNSSGDEYLEVLDEQLSKLQVELIKKRLQFISRLDQKVSLIYQKIAQKDNEAIKLRYSCFLKDDLNYENILNLYKKNHRRDIKYMQSHIGIHKDDLKIYMNDNDACLYASQGQQRTVVLSLKIALIELIKEEIGEYPVLLLDDVLSELDKTRKNMLLDILNQKIQTFITTTSIDDINHQIIERAKKIYIESGKEAT
- the gyrB gene encoding DNA topoisomerase (ATP-hydrolyzing) subunit B; translation: MSEEKVKHSYDESDIQVLEGLEAVRKRPGMYIGTTSIRGLHHLVWEIVDNSIDEALAGYASHIRVILKDDDVVQVIDDGRGMPTGTHAKTGISTVETIFTVLHAGGKFGGGGYKVSGGLHGVGASVVNALSEWLEVNVHRDGHVYYQRFENGGQPVDKLKVVGDSDITGTIVTFKADKLIFKEGTVYDYDTLNQRIRELAFLNKGLRLSLEDQRNGINRKQVYHYEGGIKEYVSFINKNKTPIHEEIIYVEDIQQDITIEVAMQYNDGYQSNIYSFCNNINTHEGGTHEEGFRMALTRVINNYAKNKGLLKKDDETLSGDDVREGLTAIISVKHPDPQYEGQTKTKLGNAEVRKIASNIIATSLDKFLLENPDTAKIIVDKAIIASRARMAAKKAREMTRRKNPLEVSNLPGKLADCSSKDPSECEIFIVEGDSAGGSAKMGRDRRIQAILPLRGKILNVEKSRLEKILGNAEIRSMITAFGTGIGEEFNLDKLRYHKIVIMTDADVDGGHIRILMLTFLYRYLKPLIENGFVYAAQPPLYLLKHGKEEHYCYSDEELEDLKTKIGSGAKYSIQRYKGLGEMNADQLWETTMDPQKRILNQIDLDEAMEADMIFDMLMGEKVEPRREFIQENAKYVTDLDI
- the gyrA gene encoding DNA gyrase subunit A; this encodes MEERGIRKVKLTSEMKNSFMQYAMSVIVARALPDVRDGLKPVQRRIIYGMSDLGCTPGTPYKKSARIVGEVMGKYHPHGDSSIYEALVRMAQDFSYRYMLVDGHGNFGSIDGDGAAAQRYTEARMSKISSELVRDLKEDTIDFIPNYDGEEQEPSVLPARIPNLLINGSTGIAVGMATNIPPHNLGEVIDAILAVAKNPDISIVELMENYIQGPDFPTGGYILGKSAIKKAYETGNGLIVMRAKTEIEEKGNKKVIIVTELPYMVNKARMIEKMSQLVRDKKIEGITEIRDESNRDGIRVVIELRRDIQPEVILNQLYKLTSLQTTFGANCIALVNNEPKTLNLKEMISLYLEHQEEVIRRRTKFRLNKAEDRAHILEGLKRALDQIDAIIELIRSSRTTDIIQTRLMEEFNMSDKQAKAIREMQLQRLAGLERQKIEDDLNKLLEIIADLKDILENRERLLSIIHDELEEIKDKYGDKRRTEIIQGTFDLEDEDLIPVEDVIISLTNNGYIKRMPVDTYKSQNRGGRGIKGMSTNNDDIVSSLINMSTHDDLLFFTNFGKVYRLKGYNIPEFGRSAKGLPVVNLLDLDKEESIKSMINIDRKQIQQNSNYYLFFVTKDGIVKRVHINEFQLIRQSGKIAICLKDNDQLVQVKLTSGNDQILIAASNGKLVRFEESNVRPMGRISSGVKGINVDGSEVVGMTTDKEGKYILVVTERGYGKMSPLEEYRLSNRGGKGVKTIHTTERNGKIVALRAVNGDEDLLIITDDGIMIRLPMEQVTTAGRATQGVRLIKVNENNKVSSVEVVEKAVEQDDVDDETTK
- the serS gene encoding serine--tRNA ligase, which produces MIDIAILRENPTLVKENMKKKFQDDKIGLVDEAYKLDKDYREVLTKASELRSMRNRLSKEIGQFMREGNKEAAENNKKQVNEMADELKQLEELETKYGNELKDVMMKIPNFIDDSVPLGKDDSENVEITKYGEPVVPDFEIPYHTEIMEKFDGIDMDAAGRVAGQGFYYLMGDVARLHSAILSYARDFMIDRGFTYVIPPYMIRSNVVTGVMSFEEMDSMMYKIEGEDLYLIGTSEHSMIGKFIDNILDESKLPYTYTSYSPCFRKEKGAHGIEERGVYRIHQFEKQEMIVVCKPEDSKMWFDKLWNNTVDLFRSLDIPVRTLECCSGDLADLKAKSIDVEAWSPRQKKYFEVGSCSNLTDAQARRLNIRINGEKGKYFAHTLNNTVVAPPRMLIAFLENNLNEDGSVNIPVALRPYMGGKEKITTK
- a CDS encoding Cof-type HAD-IIB family hydrolase translates to MKTLYISDLDGTLLNKKGCISNYTIETINKLIDKGMNFTYATARSLVSATPITKNLNLNLPLIIYNGTFIIDGKSGKFIHKNIFNDSQVEFVKNVMKKNKINPMVYALIDGKERVTIINKKLNDGIKEYLTKRKDDPRINLTNDLHSLYQGEVYYFTVIGSYQELNSVYEILKDNVDYNVTFQQEIYRAEYWLEIMPKTASKANAILKLKEILKYDEVICFGDAINDLEMFKISNQSYAVENAVDQLKEQATAIIDSNENDGVANWLIKKFK